Genomic window (Eremothecium sinecaudum strain ATCC 58844 chromosome VI, complete sequence):
TTTCCTCAATACGGTTTTGTTTTCTTAAAAGTCGCCCTCCTCTTCGAGGTGTTCATTCAATTTTATTGCGAGGTTTCCCCATGGTAACTGAATTTTCTATGAATTTATAAAACCGTTGGCCGTAGTCAAAAGGGGGTATAGCGCTTACCGCATGCAGATCATGACTCAATCCTCTCCAAAAGGTTTCTAGTTTCTTTAAAAGGGAATAATTAGTGAGGCAGTCGATAATACCGATGTAGTATACTACATTTAAATCATTATTTTCCGAATCCGAAGCCCTTATGCCTCCTTCATCCCGCTGAAAGAAATGTGCTGCCGAACTATTAGTATTTCTTACTGTTGGAACACTCATTATAGTACCATTGCTGTAAGTAGGGTTACTCAAGCTATTTTGGAATTTTGCGACAGGCCTTGCTGATGATTCTGGTATCATGGGATGTAATTCTTCGTTATTCGCTGCCACGTCAACGTATTGGATCCCCAACAACAAGGAGTAATCCATAATATTTAGTCTTGACAAGAATTCGACATCTTTCTTCAACTGCGTTAAAAATTTCTGTCCTTTTGCAGGACCAAATTGAATTGTCATTCGTTGTTCCAACCAATTTAAATCTTTTAGAACGGGACGAGGCTCGCCGTCTCCAGTATTAGGAGCTTTAGTGTAACGACCCAGAGTTGATCCTTTTAAATCAAAAGTTGTATGCATCTCCAGATGAGGAGGAAACAAGTTATTCATCACAATAAAGTAGATCCTCCTATTTTTCACTTTGTTTTTAAACGAAATGGGCATTTTAACCCTATGCAATCCATAAAACTGACACACTAGCGTATCAGGATTACTCTTCACATGGTGATAGTAGTCTTGTAACACCCGTCGTAAGTGCTTATGCTCTGAGTGGTGAATTGTCTTGATGATATACTTATAGTCACGCGAAAAATAGAAAAAGGAGCCAGACTTCCCGGGCGAGTTCAACTCACTAAGTATGTACTTCGATGTCAAAGACATCAAGTAGTCGGCAGGATCCAGCCCAAACCGAGCTCTCAATTCTCGAAACACCTCCGGACAATAGTCTTTGAATTTAAAAGCATATTGCGAACTCGGAGTCAACTCGTTACCATGGTAGTCAAAAGCAAGCTTCTTTGTATGATGAAAGTCTTTTCCTATCAATGGCTTCATAAGTCCTGAACAACGTGACACTGCTACTCGTATTCCAGTTAGCATGTTGTACGCTATAATAAAGTTAACGTGTCCCTCACTAACCTTATTTCCTACTAACACGCGATCGTCATCAAGGAAGTGCCGCTGCTTTCTTTTCATTTCTCTCTTCATTAGGAGAGATTCACGCATCTTTTTGATCTCCGCTGTGGCGGACTCGGATGCCTTCATCGAACCGTCTGACATGAATTGAGAGTTCCTTTGTTGAGGCAATGGCCGTGAAACCACCACAACCGGAGGTACAGCAGGCTCATCACTCGCTATTATCGACATCCTCTCGTTGCACTCCACTGGAAATATAGGTCCTACTTGCCTCTGTACTGGCTCCTGCCGTAGCTCCTCATTCGCGCCCGCTCTTAATCTTTTGACTTCGCTCCCAATAGACTCCATCGACGTCGGAGAGGACGAGGTTGAAAACTGGTTTGTTGATTGCACTGACTCTGAGCCTTTAGCGGTCCTACTTTCTACTAGAACTTGCATTTCTCTATAACCAATGCCTTTGGACGTTTCTCCTCCACTTCAGGTACTTCTTGGTTTTCGTGGTCTCTTCGTCGTGGTATTTCCGCCTTAGTTACGGGCCTAATATCGCAGCTATGCTCGCCTGAATTTCTATCTACTGGTATTGCTGCTGCGTTTGCGCTACCGTATGCTCCCACTCTCCTTACAATCCTAATAGCGTGTCCTCCTTCAAAGGCTAGACATTCCTCATCTTAAGGTCTTTGTACAACTAAAGCACGTCTAAATGTTAAAAGGCATTGTCATCATGCCCGATGACACCCACAAACCACACACAAACATTCCTCGGGTGTGATTTCCCGGACAGATCAACGGTGTTTCGCTAGCCCTTTCCATGGAAACACAAACGTATATAGCGAGAAGGCACGTGATTGTCCCGTTAGAAGTGACCGTACCTGAACCCAAACTTCATGAAGCGAAAATTTTTTCTTCTCTCGATTTGACGGCGAAATAAGATAATTAGATCTTCTTAGTTAACTCTTTctacatatatatatacatgtTAATATTTAAAAGTTAAAACAAGAACTCTGTTTTATCCATACACGTTTAAATTTCTTTTATAAGTACTTGTCACGAGAAGTCGTTAATATCTAACTAATTACCATGgctgaagaagaacacACCTTTGAGACTGTTGAAGCTGGTGCTTCCTTGACTTACCCAATGCAATGTTCTGCATTGAGAAAGAACGGTTTTGTTGTTATTAAGGGTAGACCTTGTAAAATTGTTGACATGTCTACTTCTAAGACTGGTAAGCACGGTCACGCTAAGGTCCATTTAGTTGCTATCGACATTTTCACTGGTAAGAAGTTGGAAGATTTGTCTCCATCTACTCACAACATGGAAGTTCCAATTGTTAAAAGAACCGAATACCAATTGTTGGACATTGACGATGGTTTCTTGTCTTTGATGACCATGGATGGTGAGACCAAGGATGACGTTAGAGCTCCAGAGGGTGAATTAGGTGAGAACATGCAAGCTTCTTTCGATGAAGGTAAGGACTTGATGGTTACTGTTATCACCTCTATGGGCGAAGAAGCTGCTATCTCCTTTAAGGAAGCTCCAAGATCTGATTAAACAAGATAAAGAAAGCTAAAATAGAATTacaatattattattaacGTTACAATGGGTGTTCATATGTTTTAGTCTTTTTTTGTTAGTCATAATCTGTTACGGCTGTATACGAAGTGGTGTTTGCCGCGCTCTAGAGGCCAGCGATGGCCTTACTATAATTGTAGACTTACAATTTTGTATAACCTTGTATTTAGATTAAATCTATATTACTTAATTTATCTGGGTATTATTATGCCCTATATTTGGAGAAGTTGTCGCCGTTTGAcagaaaattttttcaaaatccTATCCATCTATGAACACGTGATAGCTTGGCGGGATCAGCGATTAGTTCAAAAACGGTTGTAGTAGGATCCTAGTGTAGATATTGTATGTCATTTAGGCAATAGGGGGTTGCTTTTCATTCTCTTTTGCTTCTTCAAGCTCCTACAAACGAGACTAAGATTATACCTTTCTGGGCGGTATGTACTTATGGCAGCATAGTCATGATGCAATTGTGTTAAGATAAGGTGTAGATCAATCTGCTTAGTTCCTATCTTCCAGATTGCGTACCTGAATATGGGGTCTTACTTGTTATAGGGTAAGTCACTTTTTGACAGTCAAACTGGATTAtgtaatatatatatcttGGAAGTATTGAACTTGAGCTCTCTTATCCTAAGTTGAAGCCAGGTCAGAGCAATTGTTGTAGATAACAAAAGGGGCTTATCAAGTACTTAAGCGGTGATTTATCTGTTTTCGAATAATCCTTTTGCGTCCGCTAGAGGACAGGTTAGCCGTTCTTGCGAATCTATCTCTTCATAACGCATTACCGCTGCATAAAAAACTCGGAGCAGACGGAGATAACTATACAGAAAGCCGAAAACCCTTCCGTTTTACTTGAGGCGATTGTATAGCGAGATGAATGTGAAATTTTTCAAGTCTATACCATTGCATAGAACCCTATAACAGTATGAGGCAGGCACAGAGGAACTAATCTCTAATAACAAAACTTATTAGCATTGAGATTCTCTAGTACAGTTATTTGACTCAGGACCGAAGTGTTACGCCCTCCCGCATGTCGTGTACTTGCCTTTAAAATTAATAAAGTTAGCTATTTACTACCTGTTAATTACAGGTTGTATTAGGTAGAAACTTCTAATGGATGTTAAAATTAGCATCCAATGCTAATACTAACCAGTATTAGTAAATCTTTAATGTTCGCATCTACAAAGCTGGAGATCCTATCATACAGCCTTAAGGCACATCCAAGGTAAACAAAAAGCTATTTGTCACCTGATACAGGTCTGATAATTGCTACAACTAGATGCAAACACGACAGGCTTGCGATTGCCCACTGCTCACGTCATCTCATCGTATGAAAAAAGATGAGCGGAAGTCCGAAAATACAACCGACAATTAACAATCAGATATAGCTATAGAATAGGCATCTCTAGTGCTGCGAGGAATTCTGTAAATAAACCTGTAGTATTTACGCCGGATTGATCTCGGACCTCTTGTGGTACCTTTATTCCATTCTCCGGAATGTAATTGTTTGCCAGAATGTTGGTACGGTGTCTGAAGTTAGTGTAACCTACGGTTATGTGGATTAACAGTATAGCATTAGGTGGAACGCTCAATTAATGAACAACTAAACCCAAATATCTTAAGCACCTTTTCATATACACAGGGAGCGTAACCTAGCCATACCGACCAATTGTAATCAGAATTGTATTAAACATGCAAAAATTCACGTGCATCGCTGAATGCGCTGTTATCCACAGTCGTTCAACTAACAATATCAAAATGGCAACATGGCCGAGCGGTTAAGGCGAAAGATTAGAAATCTTTTGGGCTATGCCCGCGCAGGTTCGAGTCCTGCTGTTGTCGTTATTTTTAATCAATAAAAGCGTTTCAGATTACTTAATCATATAGTTTTTCTTTGCCATGAATATCTATAAAGAATCTCTAGCTTTGATCCAATTCTGTAACTTTCACTGCTTAAAACAATTGAAGATCTTTCCATTGTCGTTTTTGGATAGCCATGGAGAATATTGGCGAGTCCTTTGATGCAGTATTTAGTGATAGGGTCAGGAGGTTCCAGGAATTTTTGGATTCACACTCAAGCTACACCGATACTATAAGGTCAATCCTTATTCACAACAATTACGACCAAGATACTAATCCACAAGGCTCATATGATGATGCTTTATGGAATGAAAAGAAAGCTACTCTTAAATCCTCTGCTGGAAAGCATCCTCGAAGAATTACGATATCGCTAGATGACTTACGAGAATTTGACCGTATTTATTGGAGTGGCATTTTGATGCAGCCTGCATACTATTTACCACCTGCTGAACAGGCAGTTGCTGATACCGCGATGGCATTAGATGATTCTGCTGTGAACCGTGCAGTTGCGAATTCACCTTCATCCAAGTGGAAACTATCGTTTAAGGGATCCTTTGGCTCTCACGCGTTGTCCCCAAGGACGCTTAATTCGTTGCAGTTGAATAAATTGGTCTCTGTTGAAGGGATTGTGACAAGAACTTCATTAGTCAGACCTAAATTGATAAGATCTGTTCATCTTTCAGAGAATACTGGAAATCATTATTATAGAGATTATAGGGATGCTACCACTACGCTTGTAACCGAGATTCCTACTCCTGCTGTGTATCCGGAGGCTGATCCTGAGGGTAACAAGTTACTTACTGAGTATGGATATTGCTGTTATATGGACCATCAGCGTATAACTGTTCAGGAAATGCCTGAAAAAGCTCCACCTGGCCAATTACCGCGATCAATAGATGTGATTTTGGATGACGATCTAGTTGATAAGACAAAGCCAGGCGATAGAGTGAACATTGTTGGCGTTTTTAAATCAATTGGATCCGGTGGTATGTCTGGTGGCTCCTCCTCCGACCAGGGCAACAATGGCCTCTCTGGTTTCAGAACGCTCATTATCGGAAACACCGTTTACCCATTGCATGCACGTTCAACTGGTGTTTCTGCTACACAACATCTTTCCGACAATGATATCCGTAACATTAATAAATTATCAAAGAGGGAGGATGTATTTGATTTGTTATCCCAGTCTCTTGCACCATCGATCTATGGTCATGAACATATCAAGAGAGCAGTCTTATTAATGCTAATGGGTGGAGTTGAAAAGAATTTAGAAAATGGGTCGCATTTAAGAGGTGATATTAATATTTTAATGGTTGGTGATCCTTCCACTGCGAAGTCACAAATGCTTCGCTTTGTTTTAAATACTGCCTCTTTGGCGATTGCTACTACTGGTAGGGGTTCCTCTGGTGTCGGTTTAACCGCTGCTGTTACTACGGATAGAGAAACTGGTGAGCGAAGGTTAGAAGCTGGTGCAATGGTTTTAGCAGACCGTGGTATTGTTTGTATTGATGAATTCGACAAAATGTCTGATATTGATAGAGTGGCAATCCATGAAGTCATGGAACAACAGACAGTGACTATTGCAAAAGCAGGTATCCACACTACCCTTAACGCACGTTGCTCTGTCATTGCTGCAGCAAACCCAGTATTTGCGCAGTATGATGTTAACAAAGACCCGCGTAAAAACATTGCGTTACCAGACTCCTTGTTGTCCCGTTTTGACTTGTTATTCGTTGTGATAGATGACATAAATGACATAAAGGATCGTTCTATCAGTGAACATCTACTAAGAGCTCACAGATATCTACCACCTGGTTATATGGAAGGTGAACCAATTCGGGAGCAAATGGATCTATCACTGTCGGTGGGGGAGGACGATACCTTAGTagatgaagaagacaaccaagaagatgaagacgGTGGTGGGAAAGTATTTGAGAAATTCGATCCCCTTTTACATGCGGGAGCAAAACTAGCTAAGAACCGAAATGATAACAGAGGTTCTGCACTACCGAAGGTTGTCTCCATTCCATTCATGAGAAAATATATCCAGTACGCCAAAGAAAGAATAGTGCCCGTGCTAACCCAAAGCGCTATAGACATAATTGTAAAAACCTATTCAGATTTGAGAAACGACCAGAACACAAAGAAATCACCTATAACAGCAAGAACTTTAGAAACCCTAATTCGTCTATCGAGTGCTCACGCCAAGGTAAGATTGTCCAAACTTGTCGAAGCTCGCGACGCTAAAGTTGCTGCCCAACTTCTGCGGTTCGCGCTACTAGGTGAGGACGGTGAAGGCGGCTTAATGGGCCCAGAGCACAAATCGCCATCTAAGTCACCAAGAAAGAAGCAGAGAACTCGAGCGTTCACCGAAAGCGACGAAGAGGAATCGAACAATGACGAAATAATAGACGTAATGGATTCTAAAGGCAGTTCTATTGTTGCAACTCCCTTGCGCAAGACCAGATCAACCACGATGCCGCATACTAGACGAACATATGAAGAAGCGGATGAGGTTGATTCTGATCAAGACGCTGAAATGCTTCCTAATTCCATTGGTTCGCTAACACCTATGACGCGTTTACCGCCAAACGAAGAAGCAGATCTCCAGCACAGAATGGAAATTGGTCTTCGAGTATCTCCCAGGTTAGCCTCCAGGACCCCCAATAATGCACAAAGAGATCCTTCACAACAGTTATCTCCAAATCCACAAACATCTATCCATCAAAGACTACAACAAGTCGCCGCATCTACGGATGGCGCTTCTTCAACAGAAAATACAGACACTATAATAAGTTCACAAGGTTCAATTTCAGATATCAGATTGTCACTAATATCTGGAATTATAGCACGTTTGATGCAAACGGACCTCTTTGATGAAGAGCATTATCCTATTGAAGACCTTCTTCACAGAGTTAATGACGAGCTTCCAGATGACCAGAAGTTTTCTTCCGAAGAATACCTCGCGGGACTACAAATTATGAGTGACAGGAATAACCTAATGGTGGCTGAAGATAAAGTTTGGAGAGTCTGAACAATGTAACATTATATCATATAATAGATAGTATTCGTACATATTACAAAACTACGTACGGAAATGATAGTAACACTCGTACCAAGTGATATAAGATTACCTAAAAACTCTAATTAACGTAGCGTGGCAAAAATCATTGAATGCAGATAGTGATTTAGTTGTTTACTGACGCCCATAATAAATACACTTGATCTAAATCAATTAACCGGGAAGCTTCTTATTACTGAGGGTTTAGATAGTTGTATTAGTATCAATATGACCACTGGATTATTGGTTGAGAATGCAATTGTCAGAGATGCTCAATT
Coding sequences:
- the MSS4 gene encoding 1-phosphatidylinositol-4-phosphate 5-kinase (Syntenic homolog of Ashbya gossypii AGL096W; Syntenic homolog of Saccharomyces cerevisiae YDR208W (MSS4)), with amino-acid sequence MQVLVESRTAKGSESVQSTNQFSTSSSPTSMESIGSEVKRLRAGANEELRQEPVQRQVGPIFPVECNERMSIIASDEPAVPPVVVVSRPLPQQRNSQFMSDGSMKASESATAEIKKMRESLLMKREMKRKQRHFLDDDRVLVGNKVSEGHVNFIIAYNMLTGIRVAVSRCSGLMKPLIGKDFHHTKKLAFDYHGNELTPSSQYAFKFKDYCPEVFRELRARFGLDPADYLMSLTSKYILSELNSPGKSGSFFYFSRDYKYIIKTIHHSEHKHLRRVLQDYYHHVKSNPDTLVCQFYGLHRVKMPISFKNKVKNRRIYFIVMNNLFPPHLEMHTTFDLKGSTLGRYTKAPNTGDGEPRPVLKDLNWLEQRMTIQFGPAKGQKFLTQLKKDVEFLSRLNIMDYSLLLGIQYVDVAANNEELHPMIPESSARPVAKFQNSLSNPTYSNGTIMSVPTVRNTNSSAAHFFQRDEGGIRASDSENNDLNVVYYIGIIDCLTNYSLLKKLETFWRGLSHDLHAVSAIPPFDYGQRFYKFIENSVTMGKPRNKIE
- a CDS encoding HFL194Wp (Syntenic homolog of Ashbya gossypii AFR356C; Syntenic homolog of Saccharomyces cerevisiae YJR047C (ANB1) and YEL034W (HYP2)), producing MAEEEHTFETVEAGASLTYPMQCSALRKNGFVVIKGRPCKIVDMSTSKTGKHGHAKVHLVAIDIFTGKKLEDLSPSTHNMEVPIVKRTEYQLLDIDDGFLSLMTMDGETKDDVRAPEGELGENMQASFDEGKDLMVTVITSMGEEAAISFKEAPRSD
- the MCM3 gene encoding MCM DNA helicase complex subunit MCM3 (Syntenic homolog of Ashbya gossypii AFR355C; Syntenic homolog of Saccharomyces cerevisiae YEL032W (MCM3)), yielding MENIGESFDAVFSDRVRRFQEFLDSHSSYTDTIRSILIHNNYDQDTNPQGSYDDALWNEKKATLKSSAGKHPRRITISLDDLREFDRIYWSGILMQPAYYLPPAEQAVADTAMALDDSAVNRAVANSPSSKWKLSFKGSFGSHALSPRTLNSLQLNKLVSVEGIVTRTSLVRPKLIRSVHLSENTGNHYYRDYRDATTTLVTEIPTPAVYPEADPEGNKLLTEYGYCCYMDHQRITVQEMPEKAPPGQLPRSIDVILDDDLVDKTKPGDRVNIVGVFKSIGSGGMSGGSSSDQGNNGLSGFRTLIIGNTVYPLHARSTGVSATQHLSDNDIRNINKLSKREDVFDLLSQSLAPSIYGHEHIKRAVLLMLMGGVEKNLENGSHLRGDINILMVGDPSTAKSQMLRFVLNTASLAIATTGRGSSGVGLTAAVTTDRETGERRLEAGAMVLADRGIVCIDEFDKMSDIDRVAIHEVMEQQTVTIAKAGIHTTLNARCSVIAAANPVFAQYDVNKDPRKNIALPDSLLSRFDLLFVVIDDINDIKDRSISEHLLRAHRYLPPGYMEGEPIREQMDLSLSVGEDDTLVDEEDNQEDEDGGGKVFEKFDPLLHAGAKLAKNRNDNRGSALPKVVSIPFMRKYIQYAKERIVPVLTQSAIDIIVKTYSDLRNDQNTKKSPITARTLETLIRLSSAHAKVRLSKLVEARDAKVAAQLLRFALLGEDGEGGLMGPEHKSPSKSPRKKQRTRAFTESDEEESNNDEIIDVMDSKGSSIVATPLRKTRSTTMPHTRRTYEEADEVDSDQDAEMLPNSIGSLTPMTRLPPNEEADLQHRMEIGLRVSPRLASRTPNNAQRDPSQQLSPNPQTSIHQRLQQVAASTDGASSTENTDTIISSQGSISDIRLSLISGIIARLMQTDLFDEEHYPIEDLLHRVNDELPDDQKFSSEEYLAGLQIMSDRNNLMVAEDKVWRV